The following are from one region of the Amycolatopsis sp. QT-25 genome:
- a CDS encoding amino acid ABC transporter ATP-binding protein produces MSAQTIVEVSGLHKAFGALEVLKGIDLHVERGQVVCIIGPSGSGKSTLLRCVNLLEEPQQGKIVVNGSEITDPDVDIDAARTKIGMVFQSFNLFSHLSVLDNLTVAQRKVLKRGKDEAERIARENLAKVGLAEKETSLPTQLSGGQQQRVAIARALSMDPDVMLFDEPTSALDPELVGDVLAVMRQLAQEGMTMLVVTHEMQFAREVADIVLFMDGGVVVEQGAPDQVIGDPQEERTKTFLSRVLNPNHQG; encoded by the coding sequence ATGAGCGCCCAGACGATCGTCGAGGTTTCAGGACTGCACAAGGCGTTCGGCGCACTCGAAGTGCTCAAGGGCATCGACCTGCACGTCGAGCGCGGCCAGGTCGTCTGCATCATCGGCCCGTCGGGCTCCGGCAAATCGACGTTGTTGCGCTGCGTCAACCTCCTCGAGGAACCACAGCAGGGCAAGATCGTGGTCAACGGCAGCGAGATCACCGACCCGGACGTCGACATCGACGCCGCCCGCACGAAGATCGGCATGGTCTTCCAGTCGTTCAACCTCTTTTCGCACCTGAGCGTGCTCGACAACCTCACGGTCGCGCAGCGCAAGGTGTTGAAGCGCGGCAAGGACGAGGCGGAGCGCATCGCGCGGGAGAACCTCGCGAAGGTCGGGTTGGCGGAGAAGGAAACTTCGCTGCCGACACAGCTTTCCGGCGGGCAGCAGCAGCGCGTCGCGATCGCCAGGGCGTTGTCGATGGATCCCGACGTCATGTTGTTCGACGAACCGACGTCGGCGCTGGACCCCGAACTGGTCGGTGACGTCCTCGCGGTCATGCGGCAACTCGCCCAGGAGGGCATGACGATGCTCGTCGTCACGCACGAGATGCAGTTCGCCCGCGAGGTGGCCGACATCGTGCTGTTCATGGACGGCGGTGTCGTCGTGGAGCAGGGTGCACCGGACCAGGTGATCGGCGACCCGCAGGAGGAACGCACGAAGACGTTCCTCTCGCGGGTGTTGAATCCGAACCACCAGGGTTAG
- a CDS encoding ESX secretion-associated protein EspG, giving the protein MLQRPVALTLQTYETLLDHHNLGDIHPTLVRGAQWYLPEERRELAATAQSELDRQDLLTRGRIDDEFLDTLRFLQQPAVEYYSWVKSEGRERAVRAAGSGREAVTVVLADEVVQLTPTRPDTLAQDFTGLLPEAPAARTPSLNCAEADLQILMKGETLTGTGPSIRDAKKIIQWIRSPHTFFGRLYVAIRDGGGNRKRLARPPGWMDTEQGRVVFGPDAKGWVSLMGAGPHEIVAKVVQLESQLRGR; this is encoded by the coding sequence GTGCTGCAGAGACCCGTCGCACTGACGCTCCAGACTTACGAAACCCTGCTGGACCACCACAACCTGGGTGACATCCACCCGACGCTCGTCCGTGGTGCGCAGTGGTACCTGCCCGAGGAACGTCGCGAGCTCGCCGCCACCGCACAGTCCGAATTGGACAGACAGGATCTGCTCACGCGAGGCCGGATCGACGACGAGTTCCTCGATACGTTGCGTTTCCTGCAGCAGCCGGCGGTGGAGTACTACTCGTGGGTGAAGTCCGAGGGGCGTGAGCGGGCTGTGCGCGCCGCGGGCAGTGGCCGGGAAGCGGTCACGGTCGTCTTGGCCGACGAGGTCGTCCAGCTGACGCCGACCAGACCGGACACGCTCGCGCAGGATTTCACCGGTCTGCTCCCGGAGGCTCCCGCCGCGCGCACACCATCGCTGAACTGCGCGGAAGCCGATCTGCAGATCCTGATGAAGGGCGAAACGCTGACCGGCACCGGCCCGAGCATCCGCGACGCCAAGAAGATCATCCAGTGGATCCGGTCGCCGCACACCTTCTTCGGCAGGCTTTACGTCGCCATCCGTGACGGCGGCGGCAACCGGAAACGCCTCGCAAGACCACCGGGCTGGATGGACACCGAACAGGGCCGCGTCGTGTTCGGCCCGGACGCCAAGGGCTGGGTGAGCCTCATGGGCGCCGGGCCGCACGAAATCGTCGCGAAGGTGGTCCAGCTGGAGTCGCAGCTCCGGGGACGCTAA
- a CDS encoding amino acid ABC transporter permease, which yields MALSRRQRRSAFRWAQYGLLLVIVVVFALLADWGRLGKAFFDLEVAAKQFPDVITVALKNTIIFTALGFVLGLGLGLLLALMRLSSVGPYRWFARGYIEFFRGLPALLIFLAVGVGVPIAFPNVFLPRNISIMLALGIVSSAYMAETIRAGIQAVPRGQVEAARSLGMSPARTMITVVIPQAFRIILPPLANELIMLTKDSSLAFLLGTTPAQQELAQFSRQALLEAKGLTPIVVAGLCYLVITIPLSILQQRLEKKYGAGVPGGGTV from the coding sequence ATGGCTCTGAGCCGCCGCCAGCGACGATCGGCGTTCCGGTGGGCGCAGTACGGTCTGCTGCTGGTGATCGTCGTGGTGTTCGCGCTGCTGGCCGACTGGGGACGGCTGGGCAAGGCGTTCTTCGACCTCGAAGTCGCCGCGAAGCAGTTCCCGGACGTCATCACCGTCGCACTGAAGAACACCATCATCTTCACCGCGCTGGGCTTCGTGCTCGGCCTCGGACTCGGTCTCCTGCTCGCGCTGATGAGACTGTCGTCGGTCGGCCCGTACCGCTGGTTCGCGCGCGGGTACATCGAGTTCTTCCGTGGCCTGCCCGCGCTGCTGATCTTCCTGGCGGTCGGTGTCGGGGTGCCGATCGCCTTCCCGAACGTGTTCCTGCCGCGGAACATCTCGATCATGCTGGCGCTGGGCATCGTGTCGTCGGCCTACATGGCGGAGACCATCCGCGCCGGTATCCAGGCGGTGCCGCGCGGACAGGTCGAGGCCGCGCGGTCACTCGGCATGTCACCCGCGCGCACGATGATCACCGTCGTGATCCCGCAGGCGTTCCGGATCATCCTGCCGCCGCTGGCCAACGAGCTGATCATGCTGACGAAGGACTCGTCGCTGGCGTTCCTGCTGGGCACCACGCCGGCGCAGCAGGAACTCGCGCAGTTCAGCCGTCAGGCGCTGTTGGAGGCCAAGGGACTGACACCGATCGTCGTCGCCGGTCTGTGTTATCTGGTCATCACCATTCCGCTGTCGATCCTGCAGCAGCGGCTGGAGAAGAAATACGGGGCCGGAGTGCCCGGCGGAGGAACGGTATGA